A single genomic interval of candidate division WOR-3 bacterium harbors:
- a CDS encoding T9SS type A sorting domain-containing protein, which yields MREKNFGLILAVVFILPIMLGAQLVKTQDESGGEPGIFSGFDSLNTKFIANWPFGPSYAVTYDFHRRLVFCGSGGGVYIIDVSDSTDAQKLSEQIHTRGVVQGLFYDSTSQYLYIAAAQGGLEIWNMAVPSNPQKIGYYLTAGKPYHVYVSGTYAYIADYGDGLRIIDISNPTSPFEVGYYDTPSLSYGVYVSNNYAYVADYDSGLRVIDVSDPTNPLEVGYYDTPGHSYNVYILNNYAYVADGNYDLRIIDVSDPTNPLEIGYYDTPNYVYDVYVWGEHAYVAGGDSGLRVIDVSDPTSPSEVSHYDTPHIAYGISVSSNYAYVADCDAGLRVIDVSDPTDPVEVGYYDTPAASRSVYVSDIYAYVANGYAGLWILNVSDPANPSVTGQCNTLKALDVYVSGNYAYIADTVAGLTVIDVSDPWSPSIIGSCSPPGISYGVYVVGDYAYVADGYAGLRVIDVSDPTSPYEVGYYDTPHCAYGVYVVGDYAYVADGYSGLRVIDVSDPTNPFEAGYCSLPHYAYDVYVTGGYAYVADGYSGLRVVDVSDPTNPYEVGYYDTPDCAFDVYVMGIYVYVSDGGSGLHVIEISDPTNPSEIASLDTPDNARGVYVSEKGYAYVADYGAGLRVIDISYPSNPFESTYYRTQDCALDIYLSGDHAYVADGLSGLQIVDISAPLNPIGIGYYDTPYYAYGVYVVGDYAYVADGSAGLRVIDVSDPTAPFEVGSYSTWGMANGVYVSGIYAYVTNGNFGLCIIDVSDPTNPYMAGYCLTSSWALDVYVAGDYAYVAGGYAGLRVIDVSDPANPYEVGYCDTPGYANGVYIFNNYAYVADADSGLRVIDVSDPTSPSEVSHYDTPGLSYGVYISNNHAYVADYDAGLRVIDVSDPANPVEVGYYETPDWGYEVYVSDNYAYIADYSAGLQIYEFYGIVGVQHHEYSRDIKSFRVKQNPLAKAVVLLTVGEINKPITIALYNNVGQRVKIYHRNTASSGELILSVADLPAGIYFLRVEDSDMTKSIKVVLIE from the coding sequence ATGAGGGAAAAGAATTTCGGGCTCATCCTGGCGGTGGTTTTTATTTTACCGATAATGCTTGGAGCCCAGCTGGTAAAGACTCAAGATGAATCCGGCGGTGAACCCGGTATTTTCAGTGGTTTTGATTCCTTGAATACCAAATTTATCGCGAACTGGCCGTTTGGTCCTTCCTATGCGGTCACCTATGATTTTCATCGGCGACTTGTCTTTTGTGGTTCTGGAGGTGGAGTATATATTATAGATGTTTCTGATTCTACTGATGCACAAAAGCTTTCTGAACAGATACATACCCGCGGTGTAGTTCAGGGACTTTTTTATGACTCGACTTCTCAATATCTTTATATTGCTGCAGCTCAAGGCGGACTCGAGATATGGAATATGGCGGTACCGTCCAATCCTCAAAAAATAGGTTATTACTTGACTGCTGGTAAACCTTATCACGTTTATGTCTCTGGTACCTATGCTTATATTGCTGACTACGGAGATGGTTTACGGATCATAGATATTTCGAATCCGACGAGCCCTTTTGAAGTCGGTTATTATGATACGCCGAGCTTGAGTTATGGGGTTTATGTTTCAAACAACTATGCCTATGTCGCCGATTATGATAGCGGCTTGCGGGTGATTGATGTTTCGGATCCGACCAATCCTCTTGAAGTCGGTTATTATGACACGCCGGGACATTCTTACAATGTATATATCTTGAACAATTATGCCTATGTCGCCGATGGGAATTATGATTTACGCATTATCGATGTCTCGGATCCGACCAATCCTTTGGAAATCGGTTATTATGATACTCCCAACTATGTTTATGATGTCTATGTTTGGGGGGAACATGCTTATGTCGCTGGTGGTGATTCCGGTCTGCGAGTCATAGATGTTTCAGACCCGACGAGCCCTTCTGAGGTCAGCCACTACGATACCCCGCATATAGCTTATGGTATCTCTGTTTCCAGTAATTATGCCTATGTCGCCGATTGTGATGCCGGTCTGCGGGTCATCGATGTTTCGGATCCGACCGATCCGGTGGAAGTCGGTTATTATGACACACCGGCTGCATCCCGTAGTGTTTATGTTTCTGATATTTATGCCTATGTTGCTAATGGTTATGCTGGTTTATGGATTCTTAATGTTTCTGATCCGGCAAATCCCTCTGTGACTGGTCAATGTAATACCCTGAAAGCCTTGGATGTGTATGTCTCTGGAAATTATGCATATATTGCTGATACTGTTGCCGGCTTAACGGTGATAGATGTCTCGGATCCGTGGAGTCCTTCTATAATCGGTTCATGCAGTCCTCCAGGTATATCTTATGGTGTATATGTGGTAGGTGATTATGCCTATGTCGCCGATGGTTATGCCGGTTTACGGGTGATTGATGTTTCGGATCCGACCAGTCCTTACGAAGTCGGTTATTATGACACACCGCATTGTGCTTATGGTGTATATGTGGTAGGTGATTATGCCTATGTCGCCGATGGTTATTCCGGCTTGCGGGTGATTGATGTTTCGGATCCGACCAATCCTTTTGAGGCCGGCTATTGCAGTCTCCCGCATTATGCTTATGATGTATATGTTACAGGCGGTTATGCCTATGTTGCCGATGGTTATTCCGGCTTGCGGGTGGTTGATGTTTCGGATCCGACCAATCCTTACGAAGTCGGTTATTATGACACACCGGATTGTGCTTTTGATGTCTATGTTATGGGCATTTATGTTTATGTTTCCGACGGGGGTTCCGGATTACACGTTATAGAGATTTCAGACCCGACCAATCCTTCTGAAATTGCTTCCCTGGATACTCCAGATAATGCCAGAGGGGTTTATGTTTCTGAAAAAGGATATGCATATGTTGCTGATTACGGAGCAGGGCTGCGGGTTATTGATATTTCATATCCATCTAATCCTTTTGAAAGTACTTATTATCGTACCCAGGATTGTGCCTTGGATATCTATCTTTCAGGAGATCATGCCTATGTGGCTGATGGACTTTCCGGTTTGCAGATTGTTGATATTTCTGCTCCCTTAAATCCTATCGGAATTGGTTATTATGATACTCCTTATTATGCTTATGGTGTATATGTTGTAGGTGATTATGCTTATGTTGCTGATGGTTCTGCCGGCTTACGGGTGATTGATGTTTCAGATCCGACCGCACCATTCGAAGTTGGTTCCTATTCTACATGGGGAATGGCTAATGGAGTCTATGTTTCCGGTATTTATGCCTATGTCACCAATGGTAATTTCGGATTATGTATTATAGATGTTTCAGACCCGACCAATCCTTACATGGCTGGTTACTGTTTGACCTCAAGTTGGGCTCTGGATGTATATGTTGCAGGAGATTATGCCTATGTCGCCGGCGGTTATGCCGGCTTGCGGGTGATTGATGTTTCGGATCCGGCCAATCCTTACGAAGTCGGTTATTGTGACACCCCGGGTTATGCCAATGGAGTATATATCTTCAATAATTATGCCTATGTTGCTGATGCTGATTCCGGTCTGCGGGTTATCGATGTTTCAGATCCGACGAGCCCTTCTGAAGTCAGCCACTACGATACGCCGGGCTTGAGTTATGGGGTTTATATCTCAAACAACCATGCTTATGTCGCCGATTATGACGCCGGCTTGCGGGTGATTGATGTTTCGGACCCTGCTAATCCTGTCGAGGTCGGCTATTATGAGACGCCGGATTGGGGTTATGAAGTCTATGTGTCGGATAACTACGCTTATATTGCTGACTATAGCGCTGGTTTGCAGATTTATGAATTTTACGGAATAGTAGGTGTTCAACACCACGAGTACTCCCGGGATATAAAATCGTTCAGGGTTAAACAAAATCCTTTGGCAAAAGCAGTTGTTCTTCTGACTGTCGGAGAAATAAATAAACCGATCACTATCGCTTTATATAATAATGTTGGTCAACGGGTAAAGATTTATCACAGAAATACGGCATCATCAGGTGAGTTGATTTTGTCGGTTGCTGACCTACCCGCCGGGATTTACTTCTTACGGGTTGAAGATAGTGATATGACAAAGTCGATTAAAGTGGTGCTTATCGAGTAG
- a CDS encoding 4Fe-4S dicluster domain-containing protein, whose amino-acid sequence MVLWWINTVRTNLAVNRLKRGRSKMRKPKLRELGEAIRAIFRGPYTSKFPFKPSPAAPTFKGKIEYDFDKCVLCGACVQVCPASARSQVDDPVKKIRQEIHHQERCIYCGQCVIYCTTKEGIKHTPEYDLAQIKNEGYDNTIEKELILCEKCGKVITTRAHLLWIAKKVGELAYANPNLFLVLSQEYGEDKMPRVQDVAPYRSEHLKFLCPTCRRAVYLNEIWGY is encoded by the coding sequence ATGGTTCTGTGGTGGATAAATACGGTGAGGACAAACTTGGCGGTGAACAGATTGAAAAGGGGGCGAAGTAAAATGAGAAAACCAAAATTGAGAGAACTCGGTGAGGCGATAAGGGCGATTTTTCGAGGTCCATACACCTCGAAATTTCCATTCAAGCCGTCTCCGGCGGCACCGACTTTCAAAGGAAAGATAGAGTACGATTTCGATAAGTGTGTTCTGTGCGGCGCCTGTGTTCAGGTCTGCCCGGCGAGTGCACGGTCCCAGGTGGATGATCCGGTGAAGAAGATCCGTCAGGAGATTCATCATCAGGAACGCTGTATCTACTGCGGTCAATGTGTGATATACTGTACTACAAAAGAGGGAATAAAACATACCCCCGAATATGACCTTGCTCAGATAAAGAACGAGGGTTATGACAACACGATCGAGAAAGAGTTGATTCTTTGTGAAAAATGCGGTAAGGTGATTACAACGCGGGCGCATCTTCTCTGGATTGCGAAGAAAGTCGGGGAACTGGCATACGCAAATCCGAATCTCTTTTTAGTGCTTTCTCAGGAATACGGAGAAGATAAAATGCCGCGGGTTCAGGATGTTGCACCTTATCGAAGTGAACACCTGAAATTTTTATGCCCCACCTGCCGTAGAGCAGTCTATCTCAACGAAATCTGGGGATACTGA
- a CDS encoding Na+/H+ antiporter subunit G: MISPIGWIIIWIGIAFDILGAIGLVRFPDIYNRLQASTKCVTLGTFGIMVGIFLLKGFSPIGIKALICGGFLLLTSPVAAHALMKGALHFGTKMWHGSVVDKYGEDKLGGEQIEKGAK, encoded by the coding sequence ATGATTAGTCCGATCGGTTGGATTATTATCTGGATTGGGATTGCTTTTGACATTCTCGGTGCCATCGGGCTTGTTCGTTTCCCCGATATATATAACCGTTTGCAGGCATCGACAAAATGTGTGACTCTGGGGACTTTCGGTATTATGGTCGGTATTTTCCTTTTAAAGGGATTCAGCCCGATAGGGATAAAGGCGCTTATCTGCGGTGGATTTCTTCTGCTGACGAGTCCGGTGGCGGCACACGCATTGATGAAAGGTGCATTGCATTTCGGAACGAAGATGTGGCATGGTTCTGTGGTGGATAAATACGGTGAGGACAAACTTGGCGGTGAACAGATTGAAAAGGGGGCGAAGTAA
- a CDS encoding cation:proton antiporter → MISVIFSILAIGGFLCLFRIYQGPSIADRMVGVDIMGILFVGITALSALFYGLDFLMDLSITLTLFSFIGTLALAKYLEKRRLDD, encoded by the coding sequence ATGATTAGTGTAATATTTAGTATCCTCGCAATCGGTGGTTTTCTCTGTCTCTTTAGAATCTATCAAGGTCCTTCAATCGCCGATCGTATGGTCGGTGTTGATATTATGGGTATTCTGTTCGTCGGTATTACTGCGTTGAGTGCACTCTTTTACGGACTCGATTTTCTGATGGACCTTTCTATAACGCTTACGCTCTTCAGTTTTATCGGAACTCTGGCATTGGCGAAGTATTTAGAAAAAAGGAGACTCGATGATTAG
- a CDS encoding Na+/H+ antiporter subunit E: protein MRYIVYFILGFGFWLLLTLSVHLDHLIAGAVVVLIGTIIFGGYFTERPAKFLQIHRLFWIIVYIPVFLWYMFRANIDVAYRVLHPERPIKPGIVKIKTDLKTDIAKVFLANSITLTPGTMTCEIDGDYLYIHWIWVQSGYIDKASKIIARPFERYLRRIFE from the coding sequence ATGCGCTACATAGTTTATTTTATACTTGGTTTCGGTTTTTGGCTTCTCCTGACCTTGAGTGTTCATCTCGACCATTTGATCGCCGGTGCAGTCGTTGTGCTTATCGGAACGATTATCTTCGGAGGTTACTTTACTGAACGCCCTGCAAAATTTCTACAGATTCACAGACTTTTCTGGATCATCGTGTATATCCCGGTCTTTCTTTGGTATATGTTCAGGGCGAACATCGACGTTGCGTATCGGGTTCTGCATCCTGAGAGGCCAATAAAACCCGGTATTGTTAAGATTAAGACGGATTTGAAGACTGATATCGCGAAGGTCTTTCTGGCTAATTCAATCACCCTGACGCCTGGAACTATGACGTGCGAAATTGACGGAGATTATCTTTATATCCACTGGATATGGGTTCAGAGTGGTTATATTGATAAGGCGTCAAAAATTATTGCACGTCCTTTTGAAAGATATTTAAGGAGGATTTTCGAATGA
- a CDS encoding NADH/ubiquinone/plastoquinone (complex I) yields MSFIPLYFALPLISAFLIPIIGKIYKPLVWIWSTIVSFILFILALYGITVSQQVPMLVYKMGNWPPPFGIVMAFDGLSALMVLSIAVIVFAACFFSIKYMSHYTGQWKFYTLLMLMTTGMMGIAVTGDLFNMFVFLEIAAISSYALVAFGVDAEELEASFKYIVMGEIGGLTFLLAIALIYAKTSTLNLADISNSLQAIRGTTFFWTVLTLFLFAFSIKAALVPFHSWLPDAHPAAPAPISSLLSGIFIKVLGIYTTARIVFNVFGLTRASDPVFFNILIALGLLSIAFAGLTALNQRDYKRLLGFSSISQIGYIMLGFGIGNFYGIAGALFFILAHALAKGLLFLTSGAVVYSAGTRDLEKLAGLGEQMPTTAWSWRFGFLSLAGIPPLAGFFAKMFIIMGAIKAGYLWLAIVGILLSLLTLGYLLKIENFVFMKKGKNKVGKAPFSMRIAMVFLVVLILLVGIGFQPIMDFVVGPAAQALLRGIEYSHMVFGFIAASF; encoded by the coding sequence ATGTCGTTTATTCCTTTATATTTTGCACTTCCTTTAATCAGTGCGTTTCTTATTCCAATCATTGGAAAGATTTACAAACCCCTGGTCTGGATATGGAGCACGATTGTTTCCTTTATTCTGTTCATCCTGGCGCTTTACGGCATCACGGTATCGCAGCAGGTTCCGATGTTGGTTTATAAGATGGGTAACTGGCCCCCGCCTTTCGGTATTGTTATGGCTTTTGACGGTCTTTCCGCTCTGATGGTGTTAAGTATCGCGGTTATCGTCTTTGCAGCCTGTTTCTTTTCAATAAAATATATGTCCCATTATACAGGGCAGTGGAAGTTTTATACCCTGCTGATGCTTATGACCACCGGGATGATGGGCATCGCCGTAACCGGTGACCTGTTCAATATGTTCGTCTTTCTGGAGATCGCGGCGATCTCTTCCTATGCCCTGGTCGCCTTCGGAGTGGATGCTGAAGAATTGGAAGCGAGCTTCAAATACATCGTAATGGGAGAGATCGGTGGTTTGACGTTCCTGCTCGCCATCGCCCTTATTTATGCAAAGACCTCGACCCTTAATCTTGCTGATATATCCAATTCTCTGCAGGCGATAAGAGGCACCACCTTTTTCTGGACTGTCCTGACGCTGTTCCTGTTTGCTTTTTCGATAAAAGCAGCGCTGGTGCCGTTCCATTCCTGGTTGCCCGACGCCCACCCTGCGGCTCCTGCTCCGATTTCAAGCCTCTTGTCAGGGATTTTCATAAAGGTGCTGGGGATCTATACTACGGCGAGAATCGTCTTTAATGTTTTCGGCTTGACGCGTGCTTCGGATCCGGTCTTCTTTAATATTCTGATCGCCTTGGGATTATTGTCGATCGCCTTTGCCGGGTTGACCGCATTGAATCAGCGGGACTACAAAAGACTGCTTGGTTTTTCAAGTATTTCTCAGATAGGTTATATAATGCTGGGATTCGGCATCGGTAATTTCTATGGTATTGCCGGGGCATTGTTCTTCATCCTCGCCCACGCCCTTGCCAAGGGACTTCTCTTCTTAACCTCCGGTGCAGTGGTCTATTCTGCGGGGACGCGCGATCTGGAAAAACTCGCCGGCCTGGGTGAGCAGATGCCTACTACGGCATGGAGCTGGCGTTTCGGATTTTTATCATTAGCCGGTATCCCGCCGCTTGCAGGATTTTTTGCAAAGATGTTCATCATTATGGGAGCCATAAAAGCAGGATATTTATGGCTGGCGATTGTCGGAATTCTTCTCAGTCTTCTGACACTCGGTTATCTTCTAAAGATTGAAAATTTTGTGTTTATGAAAAAAGGTAAGAATAAAGTGGGAAAGGCACCATTCTCGATGAGGATAGCAATGGTCTTTCTGGTGGTATTGATTCTTCTCGTCGGCATCGGATTCCAGCCGATTATGGATTTTGTCGTCGGCCCTGCGGCGCAGGCGCTGTTAAGGGGTATTGAATATTCACATATGGTGTTTGGTTTTATCGCAGCGAGTTTCTAA
- a CDS encoding cation:proton antiporter (subunit C of antiporter complex involved in resistance to high concentrations of Na+, K+, Li+ and/or alkali), with product MIIFASCIILFLIGLYAIITKRNLIKIAIGFALIEYSINLFFALVGFKSEALAPIITKLDLPHNFVDPIPQALVLTAIVIALGTTALMLTVILRIYNRYKTFDIAEIKKLKG from the coding sequence ATGATTATATTTGCTTCCTGCATTATTTTGTTCCTCATTGGGTTGTATGCAATCATTACGAAGCGCAATTTGATAAAGATTGCAATCGGTTTTGCTCTGATCGAATATTCGATAAATCTTTTCTTTGCACTGGTGGGATTTAAAAGCGAAGCGCTTGCTCCGATAATAACCAAATTAGATCTACCCCATAATTTCGTGGATCCGATTCCTCAAGCTCTCGTGCTTACCGCGATTGTGATCGCACTGGGTACTACGGCGTTGATGCTTACGGTTATTCTACGGATATACAATCGCTATAAGACATTTGATATAGCAGAGATTAAAAAGCTGAAAGGGTAA
- a CDS encoding DUF4040 domain-containing protein, translating into MIELYLFLAFMLVAAIIATEIKDLLAAVISLGAVGFSVAIMFIFVQAPDLAIVQIVVEVLTVVVFVAVILRTTHVDKTVGKKLTGSQVFSIVLYAVFAILFLIVMIRSLQQLPEFGSPIMKVASDYIKFGLNRAGGANIVADVILDFRALDTLGEATVLFTSVIGVVALMRKAGRKK; encoded by the coding sequence ATGATTGAACTGTATCTGTTTCTTGCCTTTATGCTCGTAGCGGCGATCATTGCGACGGAGATAAAAGACCTCCTGGCTGCCGTCATCTCTCTCGGTGCTGTCGGTTTTTCCGTTGCGATTATGTTCATCTTCGTCCAGGCGCCCGATCTTGCGATCGTCCAGATTGTAGTGGAAGTTCTTACCGTTGTGGTTTTCGTTGCGGTGATTTTGCGCACCACCCATGTCGACAAGACGGTCGGGAAAAAATTAACCGGTTCTCAAGTCTTCTCGATCGTTCTGTATGCCGTCTTTGCGATTCTGTTTCTGATCGTGATGATCCGTTCTCTTCAACAGCTGCCCGAATTCGGCTCACCTATTATGAAGGTGGCGTCGGATTATATAAAATTCGGTCTCAATCGTGCGGGCGGCGCCAATATCGTCGCTGATGTAATACTTGACTTCCGTGCCCTTGACACCCTCGGCGAGGCGACAGTGCTCTTCACATCGGTCATCGGCGTCGTGGCATTGATGCGCAAAGCAGGGAGGAAAAAATGA
- a CDS encoding NADH:ubiquinone oxidoreductase, which produces MLRRVVPIGPYHPLQEEPEFFKLIVEGEKVVDLEINIGYNHRGHEFISPTLTWDQVPFLVERICGICSDSHPYAYVLAVEDCAHITPPPRAQYIRTIIGELERIHSHYLWVGLAGHFIGYNTVWMWVWRYREPLLDLFELIMGNRNHYAINKIGGARRDIKPEDYPKIEKYLDLLEEKNAMFTNAVLDDPVIRARLEGVGVLSREDAIAYAVTGPTARGSGYACDVRKDDPYDAYDKVDWDMVVFPEGDVLAKAKVRLIECDESIKIIRQCLKNMPDGPIETRVDDIPPGEGIGRHEAPRGEVFHYVRSDGSNMPVRHKVRAPSFMNIASNVVAVKGYSIADAALVLAAVDPCYCCTERTFVYEDGKKKYSGQDLLKLSWAKTERIRRRYRK; this is translated from the coding sequence ATCTTGAGAAGAGTAGTACCTATAGGTCCTTATCATCCATTACAGGAAGAACCTGAGTTTTTTAAGTTAATTGTTGAAGGAGAAAAGGTTGTCGATCTGGAGATAAATATCGGCTACAACCATCGGGGACACGAATTTATTTCTCCCACACTGACCTGGGACCAGGTGCCGTTTCTGGTTGAAAGAATCTGCGGTATTTGTTCTGATTCCCATCCCTATGCTTATGTACTGGCCGTAGAAGATTGCGCGCATATAACACCGCCGCCGCGTGCCCAATATATCCGGACGATCATCGGTGAGCTGGAGCGGATTCATTCCCACTATCTGTGGGTGGGACTTGCCGGTCATTTCATCGGCTATAATACCGTATGGATGTGGGTGTGGCGTTATCGAGAACCGCTCCTTGATCTCTTTGAATTGATTATGGGTAATCGCAACCATTATGCGATAAACAAGATCGGCGGAGCCCGTCGGGATATCAAACCTGAAGATTATCCGAAGATAGAGAAATATCTTGACCTTCTGGAAGAGAAGAACGCGATGTTCACCAATGCGGTGCTTGATGATCCGGTTATCAGGGCGCGTCTTGAAGGTGTCGGTGTTTTGTCGCGTGAGGATGCAATCGCCTATGCAGTGACCGGTCCCACGGCACGCGGTTCTGGTTATGCGTGTGATGTGAGAAAAGACGATCCCTATGACGCCTACGACAAGGTCGACTGGGATATGGTGGTCTTTCCTGAAGGCGATGTACTGGCAAAGGCAAAGGTGAGATTAATCGAATGTGATGAATCGATAAAGATCATCAGACAGTGCTTGAAGAATATGCCGGACGGACCGATCGAGACAAGGGTGGATGATATTCCGCCGGGAGAAGGCATCGGACGACATGAGGCTCCTCGGGGAGAAGTCTTCCATTATGTCCGTTCCGACGGTTCGAATATGCCGGTTAGACATAAGGTGAGGGCACCGAGTTTTATGAATATTGCATCGAACGTCGTCGCCGTGAAAGGATATTCCATCGCCGACGCAGCACTTGTGCTGGCTGCTGTTGATCCCTGCTATTGCTGTACTGAGAGAACTTTTGTATATGAGGACGGTAAGAAGAAATATTCAGGTCAGGATCTCTTGAAGTTGTCATGGGCAAAGACCGAAAGGATCAGAAGGAGATATAGAAAATGA
- a CDS encoding NADH-quinone oxidoreductase subunit C — protein MMKKEYSKAILEEISKKFPDVVVKIHSARRIYIRTPREKVFELAKFMFEEKGFRLSIATGIDTRDGIEIIYHFSFDEAGTYYNIKTLIPKDDLKIKSLTSFLPAANWIEREIHELLGVDFVGHPNLVPLLTAETWPADLHPLCRDYANEHKDIKIKKKP, from the coding sequence ATGATGAAGAAAGAATATTCAAAAGCCATTTTAGAAGAAATCAGTAAAAAGTTTCCGGATGTTGTCGTAAAGATACACTCAGCGCGTCGGATCTATATAAGGACACCGCGGGAAAAGGTTTTTGAACTCGCGAAATTTATGTTTGAAGAAAAGGGGTTCCGTCTGTCTATCGCCACGGGTATTGATACACGGGATGGTATTGAAATCATCTATCATTTTTCATTTGATGAGGCGGGAACTTATTACAATATCAAGACTTTGATTCCGAAAGACGATTTGAAGATCAAGAGTCTTACATCCTTTCTGCCGGCGGCGAACTGGATTGAAAGAGAAATTCATGAGTTGCTCGGCGTCGACTTTGTCGGTCATCCCAATCTGGTACCTCTTTTGACCGCTGAAACCTGGCCTGCTGATTTACATCCGCTCTGTCGCGACTACGCGAACGAACATAAGGATATTAAAATTAAAAAGAAGCCTTAG
- the nuoB gene encoding NADH-quinone oxidoreductase subunit NuoB gives MGNAKLWGLKKSPWVFHLAAAPCNNCDIEILDILTPRWDVERFGIVLVGSPRHADALLVTGVINRKSLPRVLRVYEQTPKPCLVIGVGSCACHPHIFEPSYNVVGPYDKYIPVDVYIPGCPPKPEAIILGVVKALKRL, from the coding sequence ATGGGAAATGCTAAACTTTGGGGATTAAAGAAATCACCCTGGGTCTTTCATCTTGCGGCAGCTCCCTGTAACAATTGCGATATTGAGATACTGGATATTCTTACTCCTCGATGGGATGTCGAGCGTTTCGGTATTGTACTTGTCGGTTCTCCACGGCATGCCGATGCACTGCTGGTGACCGGTGTCATAAATCGGAAAAGCTTGCCAAGGGTCTTACGGGTGTATGAGCAGACGCCTAAGCCGTGTCTGGTGATTGGTGTGGGGAGTTGTGCGTGCCATCCACATATTTTCGAGCCATCCTATAATGTGGTAGGTCCCTATGATAAATATATTCCGGTAGATGTTTATATACCCGGTTGTCCTCCAAAACCAGAGGCAATCATTCTGGGTGTAGTCAAGGCATTAAAGAGGTTATGA